In Ruminococcaceae bacterium BL-6, a genomic segment contains:
- the purE gene encoding N5-carboxyaminoimidazole ribonucleotide mutase codes for MSTGKKVAVIMGSDSDFAVVSAAIKRLKAQNVPVEVHVMSAHRTPQKVSEFAENARKNGFGVIIAAAGKAAHLAGFLAAHTTLPVIGIPIKCSTLDGLDALLATVQMPSGVPVATVAIDGAENAAVLAMQILALSDDDLAGRLQAMKDGMVEGIEEKDREIQTAVRGL; via the coding sequence ATGTCAACGGGAAAAAAAGTAGCTGTGATTATGGGAAGCGACAGTGATTTTGCGGTGGTATCGGCGGCGATCAAACGCCTGAAGGCGCAGAATGTGCCGGTGGAAGTGCACGTTATGTCCGCTCACCGGACACCGCAGAAGGTTTCGGAATTCGCGGAGAACGCGCGTAAAAACGGATTCGGCGTCATCATCGCGGCGGCGGGCAAGGCCGCGCACCTGGCGGGCTTTCTGGCCGCGCACACCACTCTTCCGGTGATCGGGATCCCGATCAAATGTTCCACTTTGGATGGGCTGGACGCCCTGCTCGCGACGGTTCAGATGCCGAGCGGCGTGCCGGTTGCCACCGTGGCGATCGACGGAGCGGAGAACGCGGCGGTTCTGGCCATGCAGATCCTGGCGCTTTCCGACGACGATCTTGCCGGGCGCCTTCAGGCGATGAAGGATGGGATGGTCGAAGGGATTGAGGAAAAGGACCGTGAAATTCAGACGGCCGTTCGCGGACTGTGA
- the groEL gene encoding chaperonin large subunit (Evidence 2a : Function from experimental evidences in other organisms; PubMedId : 9303302, 11407116, 17031040, 17420574, 22268681; Product type f : factor) gives MAKQIIYGADARKALMSGVDQLANTVKITLGPKGRNVVLDKKFGSPLITNDGVTIAKEVELDDPFENMGAQLVKEVATKTNDVAGDGTTTATLLAQALIREGMKNVTAGANPMILRKGIQRAVDTAVKAVIDHSQKVAGSDDIARVATISSSDEFIGKLIAEAMEKVTSDGVITVEESKTAETYSEVVEGMMFDRGYITPYMVTDTNKMEAVIDDAYLLITDKKISNIQEILPLLETIVQSGKKLVIIAEDVEGEALTTLILNKLRGTFTCVAVKAPGFGDRRKEMLRDIAVLTGGQVISEELGLELKDTTVDQLGRARQVKVDKENTIIVGGEGDSKAIKDRVAQIRSQIETTTSDFDREKLQERLAKLSGGVAVIKVGAATETEMKEKKLRIEDALAATKAAVEEGIVAGGGVALINAIPEVEKLAESVEGDEKTGVRIVLKALEEPVRQIAVNAGLEGSVIVENIKKADKVGYGFNALKEEYGDMISAGIVDPTKVTRSALQNAASIAAMVLTTESLVADKKEPTPPPAAPAMPEGGMY, from the coding sequence ATGGCTAAACAGATTATTTACGGCGCGGACGCCAGAAAGGCGCTGATGAGCGGCGTCGACCAGCTTGCGAATACCGTCAAGATCACCCTGGGCCCGAAAGGCCGCAACGTGGTGCTCGATAAAAAATTCGGATCCCCCCTGATCACCAACGACGGTGTCACCATCGCGAAGGAAGTGGAGCTGGACGACCCCTTTGAGAACATGGGAGCCCAGCTGGTCAAGGAAGTCGCCACCAAGACGAACGACGTTGCCGGCGACGGCACCACCACCGCAACCCTGCTGGCGCAGGCGCTGATCCGCGAAGGCATGAAGAACGTCACCGCAGGCGCGAACCCGATGATCCTGCGCAAGGGCATCCAGCGCGCGGTCGACACGGCGGTCAAGGCCGTCATCGACCATTCCCAGAAGGTGGCCGGTTCCGACGATATCGCCCGCGTCGCCACCATTTCCTCCAGCGACGAGTTTATCGGCAAGCTGATTGCCGAGGCGATGGAAAAGGTCACCTCCGACGGCGTCATCACCGTGGAAGAATCCAAGACCGCCGAAACGTATTCCGAGGTCGTCGAGGGCATGATGTTCGACCGCGGCTATATCACCCCTTATATGGTCACCGACACCAACAAGATGGAAGCCGTCATTGACGACGCCTACCTGCTGATCACCGATAAGAAGATTTCCAATATTCAGGAGATCCTGCCGCTTCTGGAAACGATTGTCCAGTCCGGCAAGAAGCTTGTCATCATCGCGGAGGATGTCGAGGGCGAGGCCCTGACTACCCTGATCCTGAACAAGCTGCGCGGCACCTTCACCTGCGTCGCCGTCAAGGCTCCGGGCTTCGGCGACAGAAGGAAGGAAATGCTCCGCGACATCGCCGTCCTCACCGGCGGCCAGGTCATCTCCGAAGAGCTGGGCCTCGAGCTGAAGGACACCACGGTCGACCAGCTCGGCCGTGCCCGCCAGGTAAAGGTCGACAAGGAAAACACCATCATTGTCGGCGGCGAAGGCGACTCCAAGGCGATCAAGGACCGTGTGGCCCAGATCCGCTCGCAGATTGAAACAACCACTTCCGATTTCGATCGTGAAAAACTCCAGGAACGCCTGGCAAAGCTTTCCGGCGGCGTGGCGGTCATCAAGGTCGGCGCGGCGACCGAAACGGAAATGAAAGAGAAGAAGCTCCGCATTGAGGACGCGCTCGCGGCGACCAAGGCCGCTGTGGAAGAGGGCATCGTCGCCGGCGGCGGCGTGGCCCTGATCAACGCGATCCCCGAAGTGGAAAAGCTGGCCGAAAGCGTGGAAGGCGACGAAAAGACGGGCGTCAGGATCGTTCTGAAAGCGCTGGAGGAACCGGTCCGCCAGATCGCGGTGAACGCGGGACTCGAAGGCTCCGTGATCGTCGAGAACATCAAGAAGGCCGACAAGGTCGGCTACGGCTTCAACGCACTGAAGGAAGAATACGGCGACATGATTTCCGCCGGAATTGTCGATCCTACGAAAGTAACGCGTTCCGCGCTGCAGAACGCGGCCTCCATTGCGGCGATGGTCCTTACCACGGAATCCCTTGTGGCCGACAAGAAGGAGCCCACTCCTCCTCCGGCTGCTCCGGCGATGCCCGAAGGCGGCATGTATTAA
- the purN gene encoding phosphoribosylglycinamide formyltransferase 1 (Evidence 2a : Function from experimental evidences in other organisms; PubMedId : 10606510, 10954745, 1522592, 1631098, 21287279, 2204419, 3301838, 9698564; Product type e : enzyme), translating to MLNIAVLVSGGGTNLQALIDAQNRGELRGGRIGCVISSRPDAFALERAKKAGIPAEILVRRNFAEQAAYDGALLRLLERYDAGLIVLAGFMTIISKAVVGRYPNRIINIHPSLIPAFCGEGYYGLRVHEAVLDRGVRVTGATVHFVNEVCDGGPIILQKAVEVRGDDTPQTLQKRVMEQAEWQLLPRAVSLFCEGKLVVSGNRVRVKE from the coding sequence ATGCTGAATATCGCCGTGCTGGTTTCCGGCGGCGGCACGAACCTTCAGGCGCTGATCGACGCCCAAAACCGCGGCGAGCTCCGCGGCGGAAGGATCGGCTGCGTCATTTCCAGCAGGCCGGACGCCTTTGCGCTGGAACGCGCGAAGAAGGCCGGGATCCCGGCGGAAATCCTGGTGCGCCGCAATTTTGCGGAGCAGGCGGCCTACGACGGGGCGCTTCTGCGCCTGCTCGAACGATACGACGCGGGCCTGATCGTGCTCGCGGGCTTTATGACGATCATCAGCAAAGCGGTCGTCGGCCGCTACCCGAACCGGATCATCAACATCCATCCGTCCCTGATCCCCGCGTTCTGCGGCGAGGGCTATTACGGCCTGCGCGTGCATGAAGCGGTGCTGGACAGGGGAGTGCGGGTGACCGGCGCGACCGTGCATTTTGTCAACGAAGTGTGTGACGGCGGCCCCATCATCCTGCAGAAGGCGGTGGAGGTGCGGGGCGACGACACTCCGCAGACCCTGCAGAAGCGGGTGATGGAGCAGGCAGAATGGCAGCTCCTTCCCAGGGCGGTCTCCCTGTTCTGCGAAGGAAAGCTCGTTGTTTCCGGCAACCGGGTCCGGGTGAAAGAATAG
- the purM gene encoding phosphoribosylaminoimidazole synthetase (Evidence 2a : Function from experimental evidences in other organisms; PubMedId : 9683488, 10508786, 12787499, 16321950; Product type e : enzyme), whose translation MKSFSESYKAAGVDVTAGYRAVELMKRHVERTKIPGVVSGIGGFGGLFRPDLSGVESPVLVSGTDGVGTKLKIAFLMDKHDTIGIDCVAMCANDIVCCGAHPLFFLDYLAVGKNRPEKIEQIVSGVADGCVQSSCALIGGETAEMPGFYPEDEYDLAGFCVGMADRAKIIDGSEMEEGDVILGLISSGVHSNGFSLVRKVFGLDEKNVNLYVDEFGKTLGEELLTPTKIYVRPVLSLLKTCRVRAVSHITGGGFYENVPRMMKKGYTARIEKAALPVLPVFTVLQSRGGIPERDMYNTFNMGIGMCLAVPKLEADAAVSALSACGEKALVIGEVAKGEEGVVLC comes from the coding sequence ATGAAGAGTTTCAGCGAGAGCTATAAGGCGGCGGGGGTCGACGTGACCGCCGGATATCGGGCGGTGGAGCTGATGAAGCGCCATGTGGAGCGCACGAAGATTCCCGGCGTCGTTTCGGGGATCGGCGGCTTCGGCGGGCTGTTCCGGCCCGACCTTTCCGGCGTGGAGTCCCCCGTTCTGGTTTCCGGCACGGATGGCGTCGGGACCAAGCTGAAAATCGCTTTTCTGATGGACAAGCACGACACGATCGGCATCGACTGCGTCGCCATGTGCGCGAACGACATCGTGTGCTGCGGCGCGCATCCGCTCTTTTTTCTGGATTACCTTGCGGTCGGGAAGAACCGGCCGGAAAAAATCGAACAGATCGTCTCCGGCGTGGCGGATGGCTGCGTGCAGTCGAGCTGCGCGCTGATCGGCGGCGAAACGGCGGAGATGCCCGGCTTTTACCCGGAGGATGAATACGACCTTGCCGGCTTCTGCGTCGGCATGGCGGACCGCGCGAAGATCATCGACGGCTCTGAAATGGAGGAAGGGGACGTGATCCTCGGCCTTATTTCCTCCGGCGTCCATTCCAACGGATTTTCCCTGGTGCGCAAAGTATTCGGCCTGGATGAAAAAAACGTGAACCTTTATGTGGACGAGTTCGGGAAAACGCTGGGGGAGGAGCTTCTGACGCCGACGAAAATCTATGTGCGCCCGGTGCTTTCCCTTCTGAAGACCTGCCGTGTCCGGGCAGTTTCTCACATCACCGGCGGCGGCTTTTACGAGAATGTCCCCCGCATGATGAAGAAGGGGTACACCGCCAGGATCGAGAAGGCGGCCCTTCCGGTGCTGCCTGTTTTCACTGTGCTTCAGTCCCGCGGCGGCATCCCCGAACGCGACATGTACAATACGTTCAACATGGGGATCGGCATGTGCCTTGCCGTTCCGAAGCTGGAGGCGGACGCCGCGGTTTCGGCGCTTTCCGCATGCGGGGAAAAGGCCCTTGTGATCGGCGAGGTCGCAAAGGGCGAAGAGGGAGTCGTCCTATGCTGA
- the groES gene encoding chaperonin small subunit (Evidence 2a : Function from experimental evidences in other organisms; PubMedId : 11407116, 17031040, 9303302; Product type f : factor) translates to MTVKPLSDRVLIKMEEAEETTKSGIILAGSAKEKPQIAKVIAVGPGGLVDGKEVTMNVKAGDRVISSKYAGTEVKIDGEEYTIVRQSDILAIVE, encoded by the coding sequence ATGACTGTGAAACCACTTTCCGACAGAGTTCTCATCAAGATGGAAGAGGCCGAGGAAACCACAAAAAGCGGGATCATCCTGGCGGGCTCGGCAAAGGAGAAGCCCCAGATCGCCAAGGTGATCGCGGTGGGCCCCGGCGGCCTGGTGGACGGCAAAGAGGTCACCATGAACGTCAAGGCCGGCGACAGGGTGATCAGCAGCAAGTATGCCGGCACAGAGGTTAAGATCGACGGGGAAGAATACACCATCGTTCGTCAGTCCGATATTCTTGCCATCGTTGAATAA
- the ypsC gene encoding Putative RNA methyltransferase YpsC (Evidence 3 : Putative function from multiple computational evidences), whose translation MENFELVCPCLLGVEGLVADELRAMGAEGVEPHNGRVVFGGSDEMLARANLWSRCGERVLVRMGTFRAVTFEQLFQGVKALPWENWIGKTDCFPVKGRSLSSKLFSVPDCQSIVKKAIVERLKTKYRVPWFEETGALYQVQFLILKDEVEISIDTSGAGLHKRGYRANSAEAPIKETLAAAMVRLARVHPDSHVIDPFCGSGTILIEACLDAMNIAPGLRRGFTAETWKSVEASVWQRERERARDLVRKDGAFLASGYDIDGAAVSLALENAKKAGVVARVRAEKRDIRDFVHDTERGCVICNPPYGERMLDAEQAAELYREMGRAFPPRRGWSYSIISPDETFEECFGRRADRRRKLYNGMIKCQLYLYFRP comes from the coding sequence ATGGAAAATTTTGAACTGGTATGTCCGTGCCTGCTCGGCGTGGAGGGCCTTGTGGCCGACGAGCTGCGCGCGATGGGCGCCGAGGGTGTGGAGCCGCACAACGGGCGCGTCGTTTTCGGCGGAAGCGACGAGATGCTCGCGCGGGCGAACCTATGGTCCCGCTGCGGCGAGCGGGTGCTGGTGCGGATGGGCACGTTCCGCGCCGTCACGTTCGAACAGCTTTTTCAGGGGGTGAAGGCCCTGCCGTGGGAAAACTGGATCGGAAAGACCGACTGCTTCCCCGTAAAGGGGCGGTCGCTCAGCTCCAAGCTGTTCAGCGTGCCGGACTGTCAGTCTATCGTCAAAAAGGCGATCGTGGAGCGGTTGAAAACGAAATACCGGGTCCCGTGGTTCGAAGAGACCGGCGCTTTGTATCAGGTGCAGTTCCTGATCCTGAAGGACGAGGTCGAAATCTCGATCGACACTTCCGGAGCCGGGCTGCACAAGCGGGGTTACCGCGCCAATTCCGCCGAAGCGCCGATCAAGGAGACGCTTGCCGCCGCCATGGTGAGGCTGGCGCGCGTCCACCCGGATTCCCACGTGATCGACCCGTTCTGCGGCTCCGGCACCATCCTCATCGAGGCGTGCCTTGACGCGATGAACATCGCGCCCGGCCTTCGCCGCGGCTTCACGGCGGAAACGTGGAAAAGCGTGGAGGCCTCGGTGTGGCAGCGCGAACGGGAGCGCGCCCGCGATCTGGTGCGGAAGGACGGCGCGTTCCTCGCCTCGGGCTACGACATCGACGGCGCGGCCGTCTCCCTGGCGCTGGAAAACGCGAAAAAGGCCGGCGTCGTCGCCCGGGTCCGGGCGGAAAAGCGCGATATCCGCGATTTCGTCCACGACACCGAACGCGGCTGCGTCATCTGCAACCCGCCCTACGGCGAGCGGATGCTGGATGCGGAGCAGGCCGCGGAGCTGTACCGCGAGATGGGTCGGGCCTTCCCGCCGCGGCGCGGGTGGAGCTATTCGATCATCAGCCCCGACGAGACGTTCGAGGAATGCTTCGGCCGCCGCGCCGACCGCCGCCGGAAGCTTTACAACGGCATGATCAAATGCCAGCTTTACCTCTATTTCAGGCCCTGA
- the ybbK gene encoding putative protease, membrane anchored (Evidence 3 : Putative function from multiple computational evidences; Product type e : enzyme) has protein sequence MDIGFYIFLILVVIILIILISNVKIVPQAHSYVVERLGTYRASWDTGLHFMVPFVDRVAKKVSLKEQVIDFPPQPVITKDNVTMQIDTVVYFQITDPKLYTYGVERPLSAIENLTATTLRNIIGDLELDNTLTSRDVINTKIRTILDEATDAWGIKVNRVELKNILPPPAIQDSMEKQMKAERDRRAIILDAEGQKRSAILIAEGQKESAILAADAEKQTRILEAEGEAAAILSVQRALADSIKLLNASSPTEQVIALKSLEAFEKAADGKATKIIIPSEIQSLAGLAASLKELVVSDGGKNPEGNAKDAEKQTAHNTQNR, from the coding sequence GTGGATATCGGGTTTTATATTTTTCTTATCCTGGTGGTCATCATTCTGATCATTCTGATTTCCAATGTCAAAATCGTGCCGCAGGCGCATTCCTATGTCGTGGAGCGCCTGGGAACCTACCGCGCTTCATGGGACACCGGCCTGCATTTCATGGTTCCGTTTGTCGACCGCGTCGCGAAAAAGGTCTCGCTCAAGGAGCAGGTGATCGATTTCCCGCCGCAGCCGGTCATCACGAAAGACAACGTCACGATGCAGATCGACACGGTCGTCTATTTCCAGATCACGGATCCGAAGCTTTACACCTACGGGGTGGAGCGCCCGCTTTCCGCGATTGAGAATCTGACCGCGACCACCCTTAGGAACATCATCGGCGACCTGGAACTCGACAACACGCTCACGTCGAGGGATGTCATCAACACCAAGATCCGCACGATCTTAGATGAAGCCACCGACGCGTGGGGCATCAAGGTCAACCGCGTGGAGCTGAAAAACATCCTGCCGCCCCCGGCGATTCAGGATTCGATGGAGAAGCAGATGAAGGCCGAGCGCGACCGCCGCGCCATCATTCTGGATGCGGAAGGTCAGAAGCGCAGCGCCATCCTGATCGCGGAGGGCCAGAAGGAATCCGCGATTCTGGCCGCGGATGCCGAAAAGCAGACCAGGATCCTGGAAGCGGAGGGCGAAGCCGCCGCGATCCTTTCCGTTCAGCGCGCGCTGGCGGACAGCATCAAGCTTCTGAACGCATCGTCGCCCACCGAGCAGGTCATCGCGCTGAAGAGCCTGGAAGCCTTTGAAAAGGCGGCCGACGGAAAGGCGACGAAGATCATCATCCCTTCGGAAATCCAGTCGCTGGCCGGCCTTGCCGCTTCCCTGAAAGAGCTCGTCGTTTCCGACGGCGGGAAGAATCCGGAAGGAAACGCGAAGGACGCGGAAAAACAAACTGCGCATAATACACAAAATAGATAG
- a CDS encoding Inosine monophosphate cyclohydrolase, translated as MMQLKTAAEELKGNAYPGRGILLGRTPDGTHAAIAYFIMGRSENSRNRVFAADGDGLRTRAFDPSKVKDPSLIFYSPVRVFGGATIVTNGDQTDTVFSFLEQGKSFEEALRTRTFEPDAPNFTPRISGIVFAAGGFRYALSILKSAQGDPRSVRRFFFDYETPISGQGHLIHTYRCDGNPIPSFEGEPRAVSVENDLDEFTDAIWDSLNQENRVSLFTRFVDLKSGTFKSRIRNKNN; from the coding sequence GTGATGCAGTTGAAAACGGCGGCGGAAGAGCTGAAGGGCAACGCCTATCCCGGGCGCGGGATCCTGCTCGGCAGAACGCCGGATGGGACGCACGCGGCCATCGCCTACTTTATCATGGGGCGCAGCGAAAACAGCCGGAACCGGGTCTTTGCCGCCGACGGCGACGGGCTCCGTACCCGGGCGTTCGACCCTTCGAAGGTAAAGGATCCGTCGCTCATCTTCTACTCGCCGGTCCGCGTGTTCGGCGGCGCGACGATCGTCACGAACGGCGACCAGACCGATACCGTCTTTTCGTTTCTGGAGCAGGGAAAATCCTTTGAGGAGGCCCTGCGCACGCGCACGTTCGAGCCGGATGCCCCGAACTTTACGCCCAGGATCTCGGGGATCGTGTTCGCCGCGGGCGGATTCCGCTACGCGCTTTCCATTCTGAAAAGCGCGCAGGGAGACCCGCGCTCCGTGAGGCGGTTCTTTTTCGATTATGAAACGCCGATCTCCGGGCAGGGCCACCTGATCCACACCTACCGGTGCGACGGGAACCCCATCCCTTCTTTCGAGGGGGAGCCGCGCGCCGTTTCGGTGGAAAACGACCTGGATGAATTTACGGATGCCATCTGGGATTCCCTGAATCAGGAAAACCGCGTTTCCCTGTTCACCCGGTTCGTGGATCTGAAAAGCGGGACGTTCAAGAGCCGGATCCGCAATAAAAACAATTGA
- a CDS encoding Phosphoribosylaminoimidazolecarboxamide formyltransferase, whose protein sequence is MELMLKYGCNPNQQPSRIFMKDGGPLPVTVLNGRPGYINFLDAFNSWQLVRELKAATGLPAAASFKHVSPAGAAVAVPLSDTLKRIYFVDDLELSPLACAYARARGADRMSSYGDWIALSDECDVQTARLIAREVSDGIIAPGYTDEALTVLKSKRKGNYNIVRMNETYRPAPVEQKDVFGVTFEQRRNDCVIDASLLENIVTDARELPETAKRDLLISLITLKYTQSNSVCYAMDGQAIGVGAGQQSRIHCTRLAGNKADLWSLRQHPKTLALRFRDGIRRPDRDNTIDVYLSDDDADVLSDGVWQQFFAEKPEPLTRAEKREWLGRVSGVSLGSDAFFPFGDNIERARRSGVSYIAQPGGSIRDDHVIETCNKYGMVMAFTGLRLFHH, encoded by the coding sequence GTGGAACTGATGCTGAAATACGGCTGCAACCCGAATCAGCAGCCATCGAGGATCTTCATGAAGGATGGCGGCCCGTTGCCGGTTACGGTGCTGAACGGCCGGCCGGGATATATCAATTTTCTCGACGCGTTCAACAGCTGGCAGCTGGTGCGGGAGCTGAAAGCGGCGACCGGCCTGCCCGCCGCCGCGTCGTTCAAGCATGTCAGCCCCGCCGGGGCCGCGGTGGCCGTGCCGCTTTCCGACACGCTGAAAAGAATTTACTTTGTCGACGATCTGGAGCTTTCCCCGCTCGCGTGCGCGTACGCGCGGGCGAGGGGCGCGGACCGGATGTCATCCTACGGCGACTGGATCGCCCTTTCGGACGAGTGCGACGTGCAGACGGCGCGCCTGATCGCCCGCGAGGTTTCGGACGGCATCATCGCGCCGGGCTATACGGATGAGGCGCTTACGGTGCTGAAATCTAAGCGCAAGGGCAATTACAACATCGTCCGCATGAACGAAACGTACCGCCCCGCGCCGGTCGAGCAGAAAGATGTGTTCGGGGTGACGTTCGAGCAGCGCCGGAACGACTGCGTCATCGACGCATCCCTTCTGGAAAATATCGTGACGGACGCGCGCGAGCTGCCGGAAACGGCGAAGCGGGATCTTCTGATCTCGCTGATCACGCTGAAATACACCCAGTCCAACTCCGTCTGCTACGCCATGGACGGACAGGCCATCGGCGTCGGGGCGGGGCAGCAGTCCAGAATCCACTGCACGCGCCTTGCGGGGAACAAGGCGGACCTGTGGTCCCTGCGCCAGCACCCGAAGACGCTCGCCCTGCGGTTCCGCGACGGAATCCGCCGTCCGGACCGCGACAACACGATCGACGTTTATCTTTCGGACGACGACGCGGATGTCCTTTCGGATGGCGTGTGGCAGCAGTTTTTCGCGGAGAAGCCCGAGCCGCTGACCCGCGCGGAAAAGCGCGAGTGGCTCGGCCGGGTCTCCGGCGTTTCGCTCGGCTCCGACGCGTTTTTCCCGTTCGGGGACAATATCGAACGCGCAAGGCGCAGCGGCGTGAGCTATATCGCCCAGCCGGGCGGCTCCATCCGGGACGACCATGTGATCGAGACCTGCAACAAATACGGGATGGTCATGGCGTTCACGGGCCTCCGGCTGTTCCATCACTGA
- a CDS encoding Putative activity regulator of membrane protease YbbK (Evidence 3 : Putative function from multiple computational evidences), translating into MEDYYPYLWLAVIIVAAIAEAVTAQMVSIWMVVGGIAALIANLLGAPILAQITVFVAVTAITLAATRRFVKKMMHFKKEDTNAGRYIGKNGVVTAEIDNIAGRGQVNVLGNIWTARSADGTVLPAGTDILVLRIEGVKLIVQPQPQLKSNET; encoded by the coding sequence ATGGAAGATTATTATCCTTATCTGTGGCTGGCCGTTATCATTGTCGCTGCCATTGCGGAAGCCGTGACGGCCCAGATGGTTTCGATCTGGATGGTGGTCGGGGGGATCGCCGCGCTGATCGCGAACCTGCTGGGCGCTCCGATCCTTGCCCAGATCACCGTCTTTGTCGCCGTAACGGCGATTACGCTTGCCGCAACAAGGCGCTTTGTCAAAAAAATGATGCATTTTAAAAAGGAAGATACCAATGCGGGGCGATACATCGGGAAAAACGGCGTCGTCACCGCTGAAATCGACAACATCGCCGGGCGGGGACAGGTGAACGTGCTCGGCAATATCTGGACGGCCCGTTCCGCGGATGGCACGGTCCTTCCGGCCGGAACGGATATCCTGGTGCTCAGGATCGAAGGGGTCAAGCTGATCGTGCAGCCCCAGCCCCAGTTAAAAAGCAATGAAACTTAA